Proteins found in one Carassius auratus strain Wakin chromosome 12, ASM336829v1, whole genome shotgun sequence genomic segment:
- the LOC113111474 gene encoding zinc finger protein 668, whose amino-acid sequence MASPQSGSPPTTEQYTPLPSDTEPNKELDNSSEKPTRRRGKGRPTKTLHTFKCSTCQEVFTSPSALQSHKLSVHGKDKQQYTCGKCTKTFSSQAQFSKHQRSHSAQRPFQCPHCHKAYKTPTELRNHSRSHTGEKPFVCFDCGKAFMQAICLRIHMTQHSGERPHSCPNCSKSYPTLSKLKVHQRSHTGEKPYFCSECGKSFADPSVYRKHRRNHQGHRPYSCSQCVKTYTELKDLKNHERSHTGEKPYLCSDCGKAFSRSSSLACHLRIHSKSKPYQCEQCSKGFTQLSSYQSHLRTHSGEKPFLCPQCGKMFSDPSSFHRHQRAHQGFKPYPCDKCTKRFQQPADLAVHQRVHSGQRPYKCQHCDKAFVASWDLRRHMLVHSGLRPFSCSECCKTFTERSSLNKHRRVHSGERPYKCQLCLKSFVVSSSLRKHERTHLSERPLQVQAAPETTPMFPTTLPQFSCSHCDMIFGTWEEVQAHSSLHTVSPPSDSTVSALPISPYVCVTCQTEFVQLADMQAHEKLHPKPRPHVCDQCGKGFLNKAGLRKHQRIHSATYLNIFFSIKRLYKFILYFICLMFKQLLFECCCFFFKATSWCMWW is encoded by the coding sequence ATGGCTTCACCCCAATCAGGAAGCCCACCAACCACAGAGCAGTATACACCACTGCCTTCTGACACAGAGCCCAACAAAGAACTAGACAACTCATCAGAGAAACCTACGAGAAGAAGAGGCAAAGGGAGACCGACAAAAACTTTGCACACTTTTAAATGTTCGACCTGTCAGGAGGTCTTTACCAGCCCTTCAGCTCTACAAAGCCACAAGCTGTCAGTACATGGTAAAGACAAACAGCAGTACACCTGCGGCAAGTGCACAAAGACGTTCTCCAGCCAGGCCCAGTTTTCCAAGCATCAGCGTTCCCATTCTGCTCAGCGTCCGTTCCAGTGCCCACACTGCCATAAGGCTTACAAGACTCCAACGGAGTTACGCAACCACAGCCGTTCACACACAGGAGAAAAaccgtttgtttgttttgattgtgGCAAGGCATTTATGCAGGCCATTTGCCTGCGTATCCACATGACACAGCACAGTGGCGAAAGGCCACACTCTTGCCCTAATTGCTCTAAGAGTTATCCCACACTATCCAAACTCAAAGTGCACCAACGATCACACACAGGGGAGAAGCCTTACTTTTGTTCcgagtgtgggaagagtttcgcCGACCCTTCGGTGTACCGCAAGCATCGGCGCAATCACCAAGGCCACCGGCCGTATTCTTGCAGCCAGTGTGTCAAAACGTACACGGAGCTGAAGGACTTGAAAAACCATGAGCGTTCGCACACGGGCGAGAAGCCTTACCTGTGCTCGGACTGTGGCAAAGCTTTCTCTCGGTCATCCTCTTTGGCGTGCCACTTGCGAATCCACTCCAAGAGCAAGCCGTATCAGTGTGAACAGTGCAGCAAAGGTTTTACTCAGCTGTCCTCGTACCAGTCCCATCTTCGTACCCACTCGGGTGAAAAACCCTTCTTGTGTCCACAGTGTGGAAAGATGTTCTCCGATCCCTCTAGCTTCCACCGACATCAGCGGGCGCATCAAGGATTCAAGCCATACCCTTGTGACAAGTGCACTAAGAGGTTTCAGCAACCTGCGGACCTTGCTGTGCATCAGCGTGTGCACTCTGGTCAGCGGCCCTACAAATGCCAACACTGCGATAAAGCCTTCGTCGCTTCTTGGGATCTGCGACGCCACATGTTGGTTCACTCTGGCCTGCGGCCTTTTTCTTGCTCGGAATGTTGCAAGACCTTTACGGAGCGCTCTAGTCTGAACAAGCACAGAAGGGTGCATTCAGGGGAGCGTCCTTACAAATGCCAGCTGTGCCTCAAGTCGTTTGTTGTGTCATCCAGTTTGCGCAAGCATGAGAGGACACACTTGTCTGAGAGGCCGTTACAGGTCCAGGCCGCTCCTGAAACAACTCCGATGTTTCCCACCACCCTGCCCCAGTTCTCCTGCTCTCACTGTGATATGATATTTGGAACATGGGAGGAAGTGCAGGCCCATTCCAGCCTACACACTGTCTCTCCCCCGTCTGATTCTACAGTTTCGGCTTTACCTATTAGCCCTTATGTTTGTGTGACCTGTCAGACAGAGTTTGTTCAGCTGGCTGATATGCAGGCACACGAGAAACTGCACCCCAAGCCACGACCTCACGTTTGTGACCAGTGCGGTAAGGGTTTCCTGAATAAAGCTGGGCTTCGTAAACACCAGCGCATTCACTCGgccacttatttaaatatttttttctccatcaaAAGACTATAcaagtttatactgtattttatttgtcTGATGTTTAAACAGTTATTatttgagtgttgttgttttttttttaaggcaacaAGCTGGTGTATGTGGTGGTAA
- the cd37 gene encoding leukocyte antigen CD37: protein MASECCLSLTKYFLFLFNLIFFLLGSLLLSMGLWILLSEDKMFKIFEVPPPPYISIHLLSYLLIISGSVTMSLGFLGCLGSLKTVKCLLATYFILLTILLAAQIVGAVLFYTQKTELAVSLQDQTVKLINSFGQNNSSFKSFETTLLDIQKKAKCCGWNGIKDWGKSIPCSCYVNATVNATYEIKDPKCFTCSSNSSCSDGIHYEGCGEKIKTWLDENLLLILVFILAICVVEICGMILSMCLYKEGSVEYNTIFY, encoded by the exons ATGGCATCTGAGTGCTGTCTCAGTCTCACCAAATACTTCCTCTTTCTCTTCAACTTGATATTCTTT CTCTTAGGATCTCTCCTCCTATCTATGGGACTATGGATACTACTTTCAGAGGATAAAATGTTCA agattTTTGAAGTGCCTCCTCCTCCCTACATTTCCATCCATCTCTTGTCTTACTTGTTGATCATCAGTGGCTCTGTGACCATGTCATTAGGCTTCTTAGGATGTCTAGGTTCTCTGAAGACTGTCAAATGCCTGCTGGCAACT TATTTTATCCTGCTCACGATTCTTCTCGCGGCTCAGATAGTGGGTGCGGTTCTTTTCTACACCCAGAAGACTGAG CTGGCTGTTTCACTACAGGATCAAACTGTTAAACTAATAAACTCATTTGGACAAAATAATTCCAGTTTCAAGAGTTTTGAAACAACTCTACTGGATATTCAGAAGAAG GCCAAATGCTGTGGTTGGAATGGAATAAAAGACTGGGGTAAATCTATACCCTGTTCTTGCTACGTCAATGCTACTGTCAATGCGACATATGAAATAAAAGATCCAAAATGTTTCACGTGTTCCTCAAATAGTTCCTGTTCAGATGGGATTCATTATGAG gGTTGCGGTGAGAAAATAAAGACATGGCTGGATGAAAATCTTCTCttaattttggtgtttattttggCCATTTGTGTGGTGGAG ATATGTGGTATGATCCTTTCGATGTGTCTGTATAAAGAGGGTTCTGTGGAGTACAACACAATTTTCTACTAA
- the gjz1 gene encoding gap junction beta-3 protein has translation MAAIVTGLIPILRTAVDSTATYKGRTMWFGLLCIRLVTVFLAQFPWKTVNDDFHCNTTSSYCIKACFNEYFDNSVVMAWHFLFILLVLSVLLMELFSSHLRSSFQKKKEREMESQSKQEAVSDPTMTVGGRMMIDFHKSKSSVMVYLFSIVLRIAVEVLFVYVLLSWVLPRLRDTFFVCNGQAFDCPAGLKCVVRGAAEKRMSVYALLFISALVILTSGLFCLYSIGHYLCNG, from the coding sequence ATGGCAGCAATAGTTACCGGGCTTATCCCAATCCTCCGCACTGCGGTGGACTCCACTGCCACCTATAAAGGTCGCACCATGTGGTTCGGTTTGCTCTGCATCCGCCTTGTGACCGTCTTTCTGGCTCAGTTTCCATGGAAAACCGTAAATGATGATTTCCACTGTAACACCACTAGCTCCTACTGCATTAAAGCTTGTTTTAATGAATACTTTGACAATTCTGTAGTGATGGCGTGGCATTTCCTCTTTATTCTTCTTGTGCTCTCGGTCCTTCTCATGGAGCTGTTTTCCTCCCATCTTCGGTCTTCATTCCagaagaagaaggagagagaaatggAATCTCAAAGCAAGCAGGAAGCTGTCTCTGATCCCACCATGACTGTTGGTGGTAGGATGATGATAGACTTCCACAAAAGCAAAAGTAGTGTGATGGTGTACCTGTTCAGCATCGTGCTGCGAATTGCAGTGGAGGTTTTGTTTGTGTACGTCTTGCTCTCCTGGGTACTACCTAGACTGCGTGACACGTTTTTCGTTTGCAATGGACAAGCTTTTGATTGTCCAGCTGGTCTGAAATGTGTGGTCCGAGGGGCGGCAGAAAAGAGAATGTCTGTCTATGCATTACTGTTTATATCTGCCCTGGTTATTTTAACAAGTGGTCTGTTCTGTCTCTACTCAATAGGCCACTATCTCTGTAATGGTTAA
- the gall gene encoding galanin peptides-like, protein MQTSCALFCISLCVITAHLSRIHGMTLTNPEKKGWTLNSAGYLLGPYAHRSLNVRHRATGKRDMWNESSNLPASSYNDSYFLSLLGHLAYLRLKEMGMTEDFSGSLMSGHIKQ, encoded by the exons ATGCAGACGAGTTGTGCTTTATTTTGTATCTCGCTCTGTGTCATTACTGCACATCTGTCAAGGATCCATGGCATGACCCTCACG AATCCAGAGAAAAAGGGATGGACTCTGAACAGTGCTGGGTACCTGCTAGGACCTT ATGCTCACAGAAGTCTTAATGTAAGACACAGAGCTACGGGCAAAAGAGACATGTGGAATGAAAGTTCAAACTTACCAGCATCTTCATACA ATGATTCCTATTTTCTCTCATTACTGGGTCATCTTGCATACCTGCGATTAAAAG AAATGGGAATGACTGAAGATTTCAGTGGATCTTTAATGAGTGGCCATATCAAGCAATGA